In Patescibacteria group bacterium, the following are encoded in one genomic region:
- a CDS encoding WecB/TagA/CpsF family glycosyltransferase — MEKIDILGVKINKLTFDQVLEKINNFLVENNKNYISTVNPEFIMAALKDDEFKRILNNSSLAIPDGIGMLWAAKYLNWKSNLKNKFLLRVNENFRIMISGISLIFYPRFCKSVLQERISGVDLMWEIAKIGEHKNCSIFFLGGFDKVGEYTSKKMKAVYPNLNIAGVYEGTYQEGDDYVIQELINKSQADVVFVAFGQVKQEKWIVRNLPNLSSVKLAMGVGGSFDFIAGKAKRAPRFFQKIGLEWLWRVLFEPWRFGRIITATFKFTHLVYKSKIDKYN; from the coding sequence CAAGTCTTGGAAAAGATCAATAATTTTTTAGTAGAGAACAATAAGAATTACATTTCAACTGTAAATCCTGAGTTTATTATGGCTGCTTTGAAAGATGACGAGTTTAAACGAATACTTAATAATTCAAGTTTAGCAATACCTGATGGTATTGGAATGCTTTGGGCGGCGAAATATTTAAACTGGAAATCGAATTTGAAGAATAAATTTTTACTAAGGGTAAACGAAAATTTTAGAATAATGATAAGCGGAATCAGTTTAATTTTCTATCCAAGATTTTGTAAAAGTGTTTTGCAGGAGAGAATCAGTGGTGTTGATTTGATGTGGGAAATAGCAAAGATAGGTGAACACAAAAATTGTTCTATCTTTTTTTTGGGTGGTTTTGACAAAGTAGGGGAGTATACTTCCAAAAAAATGAAAGCTGTTTATCCAAATTTAAATATTGCTGGAGTTTATGAAGGTACGTATCAAGAAGGTGATGATTATGTTATTCAAGAATTAATTAATAAATCTCAAGCGGATGTTGTTTTTGTTGCTTTTGGACAAGTTAAACAAGAAAAATGGATTGTTAGAAACCTCCCAAATTTATCAAGTGTAAAATTAGCAATGGGTGTTGGCGGGTCATTTGATTTTATTGCAGGAAAAGCGAAAAGAGCCCCTAGATTTTTTCAGAAAATTGGTTTAGAATGGTTATGGCGAGTATTATTTGAACCTTGGCGTTTTGGAAGAATAATTACGGCAACATTTAAATTTACGCATTTAGTTTATAAGAGTAAAATTGATAAATATAATTAA